Below is a genomic region from bacterium.
GACGCCATGCTGCCGAATCTGCGCTCGGCCGCAGAGTGGCTTGGCCGGGCGGCGCAAGGCTTCAAGGCGTTCGCCAAGGAGCATCCGACGCTCGTAAAGGTCGTCGGCACGCTGGCGCTGGCCTCCACGGCCATCCTCGTGCTCGGCGGCGGCGCGCTGTATCTCGCGGGCAGTTTCGCTGGGACGATCAGTTCGGTTTTGTCGCTATCCGCCGCGGTCGCCAAAGCTGGCGGCCTCATGACCGTATTGAAAACGGGCATCATGGCCGTAGGCCGCGCGTTGTTGTCGCTCTTTCTGAATCCGGTGGGGCTCGTGATCCTGGGCGTCGTCGCCCTCGGCGTGGGCATCTATCTCCTCTACAAGCGCAGTGAAACTTTCCGGAACATGGTCGCCCGTGTGGGCGCGGCGCTTAAAACCACATTCATGCCGGCGCTGATCTCGGTCGCCTACGGCGTCGGGTATCTTGTCGGGACGCTGACCAGCGCCTGGCAGATGGTCAGTGCCTACACCGCCGAGGTCTGGCCGCTCGTCAGCACGTACCTCGTCGGCTTCGGCAAGATCGTCTACGCCTATCTCGTTCCGGCCATCGCCTTCCTTAAAGGATATCTCGTATTCGCCTGGGGCGTGATCAAGACCGTCACCGTGGCCTCGTGGGAGTTCGTGAAACTCACCATCGCCACGGTCTTCAACATGATCAAGAACATCGTGTTCATCGGGTGGTCCATCGTCAGCGGGATTTTCAAGGCGGGCATGCAGATCCTCACCGGTGACTGGGCGGGCGCGTGGGAAACCATCAAGCAGATGTTCGTGAACGTCTGGGAGGGGATCAAAGGCTACTTCGGCGCGGTCTTCGGATGGTTTTCCGGCCTGGGCACGATCTTCTACGACGCGGGCGTCGGCCTCATGACCGCCTTCAGGGACGGCATTATGGCGACCTGGGAGTCGCTGAAAGGCGGCGTCACCAAAGTGCTGGGATGGATTCGGGACCTGCTGCCCGGCTCGGATGCCCGGCGCGGCCCGCTCTCCGATCTGACCGCTTCCGGCAAGGCGTTCTTCCCGACCTTTACCAAGGGTCTCGTCCAGGAATCGGATGCCCCGATGCGTGGCGTGGAGACCGCGCTGAAAGATGTGACGTTGGCGCCGGGCGCTATCGAGATGCCCACGCCACGGCAGAGGTCTGAATCCGCACCCGCCAGTTCCGGCAACTCCCTGGTAGTCGAACGCGGGGCCATCGTCATCAACGTGAATAGCGGGGCCGAAGCGGTCGACGATCTGGAGACGCGGCTAGAGGAATTGTTCGCCCGGCTCAACCGGCGATGGGGGGCGGCCTATGCCGGATGATTACACCAACGACGGGCCGACCTACGTGAAGCTGGGGGACGTGAAATCGGACGGCACGCCGGATATCGCCAATGTCCTGTTCGAGTTTCCGGTGCCGCACGGCCAGATGCGCGTGCGCCAGGAAGTGCGTATCGACGAGGTCGAGGCGCCAGGTCGTTCGGGAAAAATCAAGCAGGCCGTCGGCTACCAGGACAGCGAGATCAGCATTGGATTGCGTTTGTTCTCCGACGATGACGGCGATACCGCGCTGGAGAAATACGCCGTCCTCCAGGACGCCTTCCGCAAGCGCGACAACGCGGATTCTCTGCCCCGCGTGTTCTCGATCCAAAGCCCGCTCACCGACGCCTGTCGCATCCAGACCGTGCTCTTCAAGGGCCTGGAGATTTCCGACGCTGAAGGAACGGACCAACTCGATGTCACGGTTTCGCTGACTGAGTTCGAACCCATCGAAGCGGCCGTCGATGATCGCGGCGGTAGTGGCGGCAGCGGATCGGGCGGCGGGTCCGGTGGTGGTGGTGGAAGCGGCGACTCCGGAAGTGGAGGCGGATCGGGAAGCGGCTCCGGTTCCGGCGGCGGCAACCCCGATGCGAGCGGCGCGGACGACGCCGCGGGGCACAGTTCGGAAGATTCCGCGCTGCGCGATGCCTTCAACCAGGGCAAGCGCGACGCGATGGGCGGCGGCGGGCCCGGCAGACCGGGGGCGCAGTGATGCAGCCGCAGTCCATCAACTACCTCGGCCCGAAAACGGAAGTCGCTCTCGGCGATCTGACCCTCACGGCCATCGCAGGCATGAGCGTCTGGTCCTCCCGCGAGCCGACCGCCGACACCTGCGAGATCGTGCTACCCGATCTGCCGGGCGCCCTGGCGAAAAAGATCGCAAAGGACGCGCCGCTCGTCGTGCGCCACGGCTACAAAGGCTACGACCTGGAGACGATCTTCACCGGCACCGTGGTCGACGTATTGCCCAAAAAGCGGCTCACCGTCTTCGGCGCGGATGCGATGCGCCTGCTCTTCGAAACGAAATTGACGATCACGTTCCAGGATGAAACGCCCACCTCGGTCATCAGGAAGATGGTGGGTGACCTGGGCATCGATGTTTCTCTGGTCACCGAGATCGAGGACGTGCTCGACCGGCTTCCCCTTTACCGCAACACAGTCTGGCAGGCGGTCAAGATGATCAACGACCGCACCGGACTGCCCCACGATTTCTTCGTGGACGAGACCGGCGCGTTCCGCTGGGAGCCGCGCGACCTGGAGCAGGAGCCGTCGTTCGAGTTCGTTTACGGGCGGAACATCCTCGATTGCGATCTGAAGGTTTCCGGCACCTCCACGCTGTTCACCGTTGGTATGCCGGTGCGTCATTCCACGGTCGTCACGGTGACCGACCGCCTGGGCGAGATCGCCGATTTCTACGTCATGGCTGTGCGGCATTTTCTCGCGCCGAAGGGCGGGAGCCGGACCTTCCTCAAGATGGAGCGCGTGGATGAGTCTTGAGCAGGAACTCAAAAGCCTCGTCGAAAAGCTCGCTCCGGACCTGCGTTCGCACATGCGCCTGTCGCTTTCGGGCGTGGTGACGAAAGTCTACGAGGACGACTACCGCGTCGACGTGGAGATTCCCGGCGATAACGACGAGGTTCTTTCGCTGCCCTTCATCCCCGTGAAGTCGCCGATGGCGATGGATGGTTGGGGCATTTTCGCGCTCCCGGAAGTGGACAGCGAGGTCTCGGTTGCGTTCTGGGGCGGCGATCCGACCAACCCGTATGTGGACGGGTCGGTCTTGATCCAAAGCCGAACGCCAGTCGGGGCCAAGGTCGGGATGATTGTCATCACCGACCGCGTCGGCCAGTGCATCAAGCTCAAGCCGCAGACCGGCGAGATCATCGTCAACGGCTACAACCTGAAAACCGCTGTCACCGGCTCAGAAGCAAAATCGGTTGACGGTTCGGTCGCCGAGACCATCGGCGAGAACCGGAACGTCATCGTCGGACGCAAAGCGACAACGACCGTCAAAGGCAAGTCGGTGCGCGTCCTGGAAAAAGGCGAGACGGCGGTCCACGGCGTGCTCGACGACGCGGCCACGTTCGACGATCCGGAGGACGAGAACTACCTGAAATTGAAGTCGGCCGCGACGCTCGCCCAGGTCATGGGCAACCACGTCCAGCGGGTTGAGGGCGGGCAGACGGTCGATATCGACGGCCTGCAGAGCGTCACGGTCGGTTCGGATCGCAAGACCAAGGTGCTCGGCGCGGACTTCGAAGCCGTGGCCAAATCCAAGCAGGTCCTGGTCGGCGGCAACCTGGACATCATGGTCGCCAACGCGATGGGCGTACCCATGCCCGCCGCGATCCAGATCGGCAGCCCGCCGCCCATGATCAACTGCTGGGGCGGAATATTCATCCCCGGCGCATCCGCGCCGATGGTCAACGGGACGCTGCTGGCCACGGCGTTCACCACTTACACGACGGCCATCACCACGGCACTGGCCACGCTCGCGGGGGCGTTCTCCGGACCCAATCCCGTCATCGGTTCGCAGATCGCCGGGGCGCTCGGCACGTTTGCAACCGCCGTCGGCCTGGCGGTGGGCGCGCTGTTGTCGGCTATCACCGCGTCGCTGTCGCTGCGGCAGTTCTTCGCGGTGCCGTAAGGGAAGGATTGGGGCTTGAGGAAATGAGGCTTGAGGGAATGAGCAAGAAAGCGATGTGGAAAAAGCCGGATGCGTCGGGATTCATCCCGCGTCTGCGGCGCATCGCGGAACTCGTGGAGACGATTCAACGTGAATACCTCGCGCAGGAAATGCAGCGCATCGAGGGCATGGCGAAGACGGCGGCGTACTTCCGACCGCAAGCCACAGGCCCCAGGCCGCAAGCCTGCGAACGGAGTGAAGCACCGTGAGCACGTGGGCTGAGTTCAATCTGCAGGCGCTCTTTCCGGGGCCGGTCGCCGAGGCGACTGAGCAGGTGGGAAACGTCTGCGAACAGATCGGCGCGACCGCCGAGACCATCGCCTCTGCCATTGAGACGCTGGCGAACCTGCTGGTGGACGTCACCGACCCGCTGCGCGCCGTGATTCAGGAACTTATCACGCTCCTCGAAGAGACGATGTCCGACGTACTGCATACCGGTCTCTACTTCTATTACGACTGCGCGGGCTGGCCCTTCTACCAGGTGCGCTCTTTCGATTGGGACAAGATCAAGCAGGCGATGGCCGAGGGCGAAGCCCACGGCGCGGACATCCGCGAAGGCGACGTGAAGCCCGAGGACCTGCCGCTCGGCACGACCGCCGTCGCTTATGGTTGGCCCGGTTGGCAGGCGCGGTGGAAGAAATCACTTGACGACCTGGGCGACATCGCGCGGCCCGTGTTCTCGGACAACGCCGAGGTCGGCGCGATCTTCTTGGTCGCGGGCACGCCGTCGCTCGACGGCTTCCTCATGCTGATCCGCGCCATTGGCGAACTGCTGGGCATCAAGGCGTTCGAGGACGCCTGGGACCGTTTCGTCGTCACCATCCTCGACGCCGACGCCAAGAAAGGCGACCGCAGTATCGTGGTCAAGGACATCACCGGCTTCGCCGAGGACGACTGGATTGTCGTCGGCCCGCTCGCGGTTGCGTTGCCGTCATTCACCTACATCAAGTCCATCGATAAGGCGACGCGCACCTTCGTGCTGACCGATCCGCTGCCGCAGGACTTCGCCAAGGGGTCGCCGGTCGCCATGACAGGCAGCGCGGCCGCCGCAAACAACCGATTACCGACCGCGCCGGACTGGTCGAGCCTCACGCTCGTCGAGATCATTCCGTTCCTCGAGGAAGTCGATGCGCTCGTCAAAAAGATTTGCGGCCTGCTGCGCATGGCCGACGGCTTCCTCGCCCTGCTCCAGGAACTCGCGGAAATCCTCAAAAAGCGTGCCCAGAAGCTGCGCCAGATCGCCCAGATGATCACCGACCTTATCGAACGCATCATGGCGATCCTCACGCTCACGGGGTTGTTCGTCCTCAAGGTCGAATCGTCCACCGGCTTCCCCGGTCTCTACGAGGCCATCACCGAGGCCGACGACTCCTTCCCGCTGCCCGCCGATTCGTTCGTGTTCGGCGCGTGCCTGCTCGCGGGCGGCGCGGACTTCGGGCCGTTGGCCAGCTTCCTGGGGGTGTGAGATGGGCTTCATCGACACCTTCAGTGGCGCGACGCTCGATCCGGCGGCCTGGGAATCCGTCGTCCAGGGCGCGAACTCCATCTCCCTCGTCGGCGGTCGTCTTAATCTCCATGCGACGAGCGGCTCGATGGTTCAACCCGGCATGGCGGGCGTGCTGCGGCGCACGGCCCTCACCGGCGACTTCAGTCTGGTCGTGGACCTCGACGCCACGATCACTCTCGGCCCGGCGCTGCCATTTGGATGGGCCGTGATCGTGCTCGGCCCGTTGCACGAGTCCCCGGAAATCATCGGGCTGTTCAAATTCGGGGCGCTCGACCTCGTGCTCGCGCACGTGCGCGTCCAAAACGGGATCGGCGGTGTCGGCGCGATCCAGCTG
It encodes:
- a CDS encoding phage tail tape measure protein; the protein is MPAGQGILHQIKVRLVGSDELSSVLKKATGSVENFKKAGEQMKSAGAKMLGVGVALGSALAGAVAPAMRLEESLANLSSVSTLPMDGSFKDMKTGMLAAKQVAQEWSSKHVQSAKEVSDAMYDLASAGLDVNQVNEVANQTMALSTATRAEAAESSAMMAKALKTFGEAQLANLPIGERANAIMDSFAAVVKGAKITLPELGAALKSVMGTAANAGLTIQETSAAVGLLSTRGLPAEMAGTALSAVLRQLPKAAEKMGLAVSDASGRLLPLGDIVSQLTKRYAANGISVKEMAEISEVFGDEAGRAVQLMIGQEGALKDLTAAAKTSGTAMGMVALQEDSLGAQAKIAWNNIKGAAGILGDAMLPNLRSAAEWLGRAAQGFKAFAKEHPTLVKVVGTLALASTAILVLGGGALYLAGSFAGTISSVLSLSAAVAKAGGLMTVLKTGIMAVGRALLSLFLNPVGLVILGVVALGVGIYLLYKRSETFRNMVARVGAALKTTFMPALISVAYGVGYLVGTLTSAWQMVSAYTAEVWPLVSTYLVGFGKIVYAYLVPAIAFLKGYLVFAWGVIKTVTVASWEFVKLTIATVFNMIKNIVFIGWSIVSGIFKAGMQILTGDWAGAWETIKQMFVNVWEGIKGYFGAVFGWFSGLGTIFYDAGVGLMTAFRDGIMATWESLKGGVTKVLGWIRDLLPGSDARRGPLSDLTASGKAFFPTFTKGLVQESDAPMRGVETALKDVTLAPGAIEMPTPRQRSESAPASSGNSLVVERGAIVINVNSGAEAVDDLETRLEELFARLNRRWGAAYAG
- a CDS encoding phage baseplate assembly protein V, whose protein sequence is MSLEQELKSLVEKLAPDLRSHMRLSLSGVVTKVYEDDYRVDVEIPGDNDEVLSLPFIPVKSPMAMDGWGIFALPEVDSEVSVAFWGGDPTNPYVDGSVLIQSRTPVGAKVGMIVITDRVGQCIKLKPQTGEIIVNGYNLKTAVTGSEAKSVDGSVAETIGENRNVIVGRKATTTVKGKSVRVLEKGETAVHGVLDDAATFDDPEDENYLKLKSAATLAQVMGNHVQRVEGGQTVDIDGLQSVTVGSDRKTKVLGADFEAVAKSKQVLVGGNLDIMVANAMGVPMPAAIQIGSPPPMINCWGGIFIPGASAPMVNGTLLATAFTTYTTAITTALATLAGAFSGPNPVIGSQIAGALGTFATAVGLAVGALLSAITASLSLRQFFAVP